Genomic segment of Porites lutea chromosome 13, jaPorLute2.1, whole genome shotgun sequence:
atatatatatatatattgaaagGATTATAAAACAATAAGGctttatgaataattaataaacTGTTAGACAAAAAGTTTTTGTGAAATGGGTGTTTTTTTCCACAGTTGAACTTCTTTTAAAACTGAACTTATCGACACTGTGTTTCTGTTTCACATCGcgatcagtttatttttttttccttgctctATTTATTGACTGAAAACCTTTGCATACTTCATTAAGTACAGCAATGGAGTTAAACGGAACAGACTAAGCAGATTACCGTGATGCTGCTGGTTCATGCCTGTCTTCTCGTTTCATTTTCTCGCTTAGGAATAGTTAACGACAACGGCGGAAATGTTCTCAGGCAAATTTAGTAACGCGTTATACGTGATATTAGAGACggtctttttaattattaatgcacctttgttgtaatttgttgtagacctgtcgcaatttgtaagaAATATGTCGGCCGCAATTTAGGCTAAAGAGaaggtacattttttttaatcagctaGGGTCTCGGTTAATTCCAACTGTTAGAACTGACAGGCCAGACTGGTTTAGTTGTAAAGAGAATTTAAATAAAGATCCAGCCAGATCAGAGCTATTTAGATTAAGATCGGCAATGTTGGagtgtccctttccatttgacaaaatttttgtCTCAAATACCGCTCTTTTGTAGGAACAGTAACCATTTGGTCGGGTCAACTCGATGTAGTTCCATTGGGCAGGTGGAATTTCCAACATTttaaccggaatttttgttgtattgAAAGCGCCCATTGGCTTTGAATTACAGCGGTTATGACACGCAACTATCCTCATTTTCCTACCAACTGTGTTATTACAGCTCGGTCAGTTACCTACTGCGCATGCGAAACACATAATTATTAGGAATTACCAAGTTTATGACAAAGTAGGACAATAAAAAGGACTTCAGTCTAGTAACATACATCTGCCAGTGAATAACATACAACCTCCTGACATTTTTGCGATgaggatatttttcttttatctgtaGTTAATAAGTACGGATGGAgacctggttttggattcttggaTGGGTTCTTTCGTTTCTTGCCATCACTGGAAATGGATTTATAATCTTCCTCGTCTgcagcagacgaaatctccgcaccaaaaccaacgcgtttattgtttcacttgcagcagcggatttctgtgttggtttgaGCGTTGTTCCTTCTTTGTTTGCATGCGACGTTACAAACACCTGTGACTGGCCTCAGGTTTTTCTTTCATGGAAAGACGTCGTAAGGTGGCTGTTTAGCTGCTTGTCTGTTTTAAACTTGTGTTCTCTGGTGCTCGACCGTTATATCGCCATCGTAAAGCCTTTTAAGTACTTAACTTTTATGACTCGATCTCGTGTTATTCAAGTGATAACTTTCTGTTGGATAGCGTCATTTACGTTGGTTACATTCAAGACCGCACTTCGGCTTTGCTGTGAGACCCCTCTGACCAGTATCGTTGCAGTTGTGGTTTTAATGATTTCGATGGAAATCGTTCCATACGTTCTGCAGATACTCTGTTTTGTGTCAATGTTAATTCATGTAAGGAAACAAGATCGGTCAGCATGCACCCTAGGACGGATATCTTTTAAAACCCATAACGAGAAAGTCTGCAGTAATAATGATGGGTcttgtgataggagtgtttgTTGTGTGCTACGGAATATACTTACGTTGTAGTCTAGTAGTACTATCCGACACAAATGCATCATGTAAAGATGAACAATACAAAATTCCTGTATTTGTGTTaaactcggccattaacccaatgtgttatgcttttttcaaaagagacataaagCAAGAGTTTAAAAGGCTTATCAGTCAGGTGGTTTGATTTAAGCGGAAAAGTAACCGAGTAGAGCCTTCCactaaaagcgtgatgcacgtgcagccggagctgttgttttgctcactgAAGCCTATAATTGTATTTTGagcgttctccttgccgtcgccgtcgtagtttcgtaaggtccctacataccgtaaaattccgaaaataagccccggggcttatatttttcaaaggcccttcttgaggggcttatttttggaggggcttacatTCTGAGGGGCTTTTCTactgagggaaatttgcgtttctaaatcgattgggctagccttatagttggaagtaaatttatcgcttttgctttgttttaccttgTCTTTGAGGacaagcccccaggggcttatatttggaggggcgatttaacggaggattTTTTGCGGTGCCGGTTTCGgtggcttatatttggaggtgcttatacatggaggggcttattttcggaattttacggtatgtcagATGCTCTTGGAACAGCGATTCCGAGATATCAAGCCCATGTCAACGGTAGTGGTAGACGAAGTTTCTAATTGAAACTTTTTGTTTCAAACCAAATtaaagtatttcttttttcttacttcATTTTCCACATTAATTATTGTAATCAACTCTGTTAAGTAGTTTCCTAGGATTTAAACAAGCATGaagtattaaaaatttttgtttttgtactggAAAAGACTTGTATTATACTTTCCTTTCCCTGAAAACTGATAGTTTTAACTATCAGTCCTCAGTCCATGCGAGGTGtgaatgaaatattaaaaactttagAGCACGATCTGTATGATCCATACAGGTATTTATCCATACatggataatttttttcagattccAATTGATCCCTATGGCGCGGCGAAAAGCCatctttttcttcaaacaagttttaaagCAGTTTTGCCTTAAGTTTAGAGAACGTCAGTGGACGATTTTGTAAATAATGTGTAATAACCGTCTTGATTTGCAGTAGGTTATAGCTGTTTTAATTTGCATTCAGAAGGATCCTCAATTACTTTCCTGTCGTGTTCAGGGGTCTCCGTACCAAcgaaaataaagctaaataaCGTGACTGAAAACAGGTAttgcaaaaaggaaacataATTAAATGCAAATAAACTATTGCAAAGCGATTTATTTCTGCGTCCCACATGATGAAAAAGTGACGCTAAAGTTATTGCCGTctagataacaccctccgagatctgcttcattcttcacatcctacgaaagccgaattcattaattgttttattattcattcaaaataattcctcgtttaaaaacataactaaaacatgcttacctgcatcgatgttaagtttatcttcgatagtgtacgttcaGGTTTGTGCAGCTCCCcgaatattctccaaatagcagccCAGTATCGCCCTCCGAGTAgtcttttttgctgtttttgctatgttttagccattatttcgcctagttccagctgtagtacTTACTTTTGATACGAGTGAAgagtccgccattttagttttcacaacgaaaacaactcatcCTCGTCTCCATGTCTTCTCgattaacggtgcattaacctgtagaaggctgcatttttgacgtcatttcctcgttagactcaaaattcttccaaatttggtcatcagtaactggttatagtgaattatgcgtgtgcttttagccaatcagaattagggaaatattttgaatgaataataataatcaaactTAAGAAGTATCCCTTCTAAAATATCCAGTCTAgccatcttaagtttccttatTAGCTAGCGCTGTTGTACTAGTTTGCCTTTTGATGTTTGAGTCTCTCAAACCAAAGCTCCTTTCCGGCTTGGTTCGATttggtgtttgctttttcaccCACAAGTTTTAAAGTGTTGGTCCATTCCTAAATagtgcaaaaataaaataaaaagttttcttaaaatcacagtgaaaggaggtacataagTCATAGCCTTTCAAAATTTCGAACCATAGAAGTAGGGAAATTGTCGTTTTTTATAGTTCAAATCGGTAC
This window contains:
- the LOC140922441 gene encoding probable G-protein coupled receptor No9, which produces METWFWILGWVLSFLAITGNGFIIFLVCSRRNLRTKTNAFIVSLAAADFCVGLSVVPSLFACDVTNTCDWPQVFLSWKDVVRWLFSCLSVLNLCSLVLDRYIAIVKPFKYLTFMTRSRVIQDGYLLKPITRKSAVIMMGLVIGVFVVCYGIYLRCSLVVLSDTNASCKDEQYKIPVFVLNSAINPMCYAFFKRDIKQEFKRLISQVV